The Alphaproteobacteria bacterium DNA window CCCGGCGGCGGCCGGCAGGCTGGGCGCCTCGGCGAGAATGCGGCCGTCCGCCGGCGCGTCGAAGTGCAGCTGCACGCGCGCGCCCTGGAATGCGACGTCGCGCAACGAAGCGGTGATGCGGTTCTCCCTCGTCTCGCCGATGGCGATGCGCTCGGGCCGCACGCCGACCAGCACCGGGCTGCCCGGCAGGAAGTTCGCCCTGCCGCGCACCGGACCGATCTCGGTGTCGACCACGACCATACCGTTGGCCGCCTGCGCCACCCTGCCGCCGAGCCGCGTCGAGAGGCCGACGAAGTCCAGCGCGAAGGGTGTCGCCGGCCGTTCGTAGATCGCCGCCGGCGTGTCGAGCTGCTCGATGCGCCCGGCATGCATCACCGCGATCCGGTCGGACATGGTCAGCGCCTCGTCCTGGTCGTGGGTGACGAAGATCGCGGTGGTGCCGACGTCGCGCAGCAGGCGCTTGAGGTCGATCTGCATCGCCTCGCGCAGCTTGCGATCGAGCGCGGAGAACGGCTCGTCGAGCAGCAGCAGCTTGGGGCCGACCACCAGGGCGCGGGCCACCGCGACGCGCTGCTGCTGGCCGCCCGACAGCCCCTTCACCGAGCGCGACGCGAAGGCGCCCATCTGCACCAGATCGAGGAAACGTGCGACCGACGGCGCGATGTCCTCGCGTCTCGCCCCGTGCGCCTTCAGCCCGAAGGCGACGTTCTCGGCCACGCTCAGATGCGGGAAGAGCGCGTAGTTCTGGAACACCACGCTGACGTCGCGCCGGTGCGGCGGGCGGCGCGTGATGTCCTCGCCGTCGAGATCGACCCGGCCCCGCTCCGGTGTCATCAGCCCGGCGACGATGCGCAGCAAGGTGGTCTTGCCGCAGCCCGACGGGCCCAGCAGCGAGATGAACTCGCCGCGGCTGACCGACAGGTCCACGCCGTCGAGCACG harbors:
- a CDS encoding ABC transporter ATP-binding protein, with protein sequence MAPGFLSITGAAKTFGAATVLDGVDLSVSRGEFISLLGPSGCGKTTLLRIVAGLMTPERGRVDLDGEDITRRPPHRRDVSVVFQNYALFPHLSVAENVAFGLKAHGARREDIAPSVARFLDLVQMGAFASRSVKGLSGGQQQRVAVARALVVGPKLLLLDEPFSALDRKLREAMQIDLKRLLRDVGTTAIFVTHDQDEALTMSDRIAVMHAGRIEQLDTPAAIYERPATPFALDFVGLSTRLGGRVAQAANGMVVVDTEIGPVRGRANFLPGSPVLVGVRPERIAIGETRENRITASLRDVAFQGARVQLHFDAPADGRILAEAPSLPAAAGPGTTMTLSWSVEDTLVYPAAQAAS